From Emcibacter nanhaiensis, one genomic window encodes:
- a CDS encoding NAD kinase, translated as MSKNNNMKLALVNSDTENAISSAEKLREFYDFVPVEEADVIVALGGDGYMLHLMHDLLHNDTPIFGMNCGTVGFLMNKFGVGNLAKRIRQAESYCFHPLKMTAVTTSGECHTGLAINEVSLLRETRQTAKIRIFVDGKERLDELVCDGVLVATPAGSTAYNLSAHGPIIPLGSDVVALTPISAFRPRRWRGALLPQKATIRFEIIHPEKRPVSAVADIQEVRDVAEVTVEQDQSIEITLLFDKEHTLEERILNEQFIN; from the coding sequence GAAGCTCGCCTTGGTAAACAGCGACACGGAGAATGCCATCTCCTCTGCAGAGAAGCTCAGGGAATTTTATGATTTTGTCCCGGTTGAAGAGGCCGATGTCATCGTCGCCCTCGGCGGTGACGGCTATATGCTGCACCTGATGCATGACCTGCTGCACAATGACACGCCCATCTTCGGCATGAACTGCGGCACGGTCGGCTTCCTGATGAATAAATTTGGCGTGGGCAATCTTGCCAAGCGGATCAGGCAGGCGGAATCCTATTGTTTCCATCCCCTGAAAATGACCGCCGTGACCACCTCCGGCGAATGCCATACAGGGCTGGCGATCAACGAAGTATCGCTTCTTCGCGAAACCCGGCAAACCGCCAAGATCAGGATATTCGTCGACGGCAAGGAGCGCCTCGACGAACTGGTGTGTGACGGCGTTCTGGTGGCGACCCCCGCCGGCAGCACCGCTTATAATCTTTCCGCCCACGGCCCGATTATCCCGCTTGGCTCCGATGTGGTGGCGTTGACCCCCATCAGCGCGTTCCGGCCCCGCCGCTGGCGCGGCGCGCTGTTGCCGCAAAAGGCAACCATCCGGTTCGAAATCATTCATCCGGAAAAACGGCCAGTCAGTGCTGTGGCCGATATCCAGGAAGTCCGGGATGTGGCCGAAGTCACTGTCGAACAGGATCAATCCATCGAAATCACACTGTTATTCGACAAGGAACATACCTTGGAGGAGCGCATCCTCAACGAACAATTCATCAACTGA